Proteins from a genomic interval of Verrucomicrobium sp.:
- a CDS encoding zinc-binding alcohol dehydrogenase family protein, which translates to MKAVALSRYLPIDDPASLFDCELPDPVPGPRDLLVRVEAVSVNPVDTKVRAPKAKVEAAPRVLGWDAAGVVEAVGAEVTRFRPGDAVYYAGDITRPGSNAQLQAVDERIVGRKPHTLSFAEAAALPLTTLTAWEALFERLGIAPEGGGAGRTLLLIGGAGGVGSIGIQLAKRAGLTVVTTASRPETRAWVEALGADHVADHRQPLAPQLAAFGHREVDFIANFSDTDAYWETMAEAVRPQGRIVCVVENRKPLELGLLKAKSAAFFWEFMFTRAQFQTPDMARQGEILDAAAALFEAGALRGTLKETLSPIDAANLRAAHKKLESGRTIGKIVLSGW; encoded by the coding sequence ATGAAAGCCGTCGCCCTGAGCCGTTATTTGCCGATCGACGATCCGGCGTCCCTCTTTGACTGCGAGCTGCCCGATCCGGTGCCCGGGCCGCGCGATCTCCTGGTGCGCGTGGAGGCCGTTTCGGTCAATCCCGTGGACACGAAGGTGCGGGCGCCGAAGGCGAAGGTCGAAGCCGCGCCCCGGGTCCTGGGTTGGGACGCCGCCGGAGTGGTGGAGGCGGTGGGGGCGGAGGTGACGCGGTTTCGCCCCGGCGACGCGGTTTACTATGCGGGCGACATCACGCGGCCCGGGTCGAACGCGCAGCTCCAGGCGGTCGACGAGCGGATCGTAGGGCGCAAGCCGCACACCCTTTCCTTTGCGGAGGCGGCCGCCCTGCCGCTCACGACGCTGACGGCGTGGGAGGCGCTTTTCGAGCGGCTCGGGATCGCGCCGGAAGGGGGCGGCGCGGGGCGGACGCTCCTCCTGATCGGCGGGGCGGGCGGAGTCGGTTCGATCGGGATCCAATTGGCGAAGCGCGCGGGGCTGACGGTGGTCACGACGGCGTCCCGGCCGGAGACGCGGGCCTGGGTGGAGGCGTTGGGCGCCGACCACGTGGCCGACCACCGGCAGCCGCTGGCGCCGCAGCTGGCGGCCTTCGGCCACCGGGAGGTCGACTTCATCGCCAATTTCTCCGACACGGATGCCTATTGGGAGACGATGGCGGAGGCGGTCCGGCCGCAGGGGCGGATCGTCTGCGTGGTGGAGAACCGGAAGCCGCTGGAGCTGGGCCTGCTCAAGGCGAAGAGCGCGGCGTTTTTCTGGGAGTTCATGTTCACGCGGGCGCAGTTCCAAACCCCCGACATGGCGCGGCAGGGGGAGATCCTGGACGCGGCGGCGGCGCTCTTTGAGGCCGGGGCCCTGCGCGGCACGCTGAAGGAGACGCTTTCCCCGATCGACGCGGCCAACCTGCGCGCCGCCCACAAGAAGCTGGAAAGCGGCCGGACGATCGGGAAGATCGTCCTCTCCGGCTGGTAA
- the upp gene encoding uracil phosphoribosyltransferase has product MNPLHLIEHPIAADRLRTMRDQATGREEFVSALEQLSSVMAVEATARLQTLEVPVRTPLEETQARKISQPVMLVPILRSGLGMLRGFQRILPEASVAFFGASRNEETLKPVIYLDKIPPLTPETAVFILDPMLATGHSACVTISRLRERGARSITFVCCLASPEGIQQIRSLDSDVTILTASVDRQLNQHGFILPGLGDAGDRQFGG; this is encoded by the coding sequence ATGAACCCCCTCCACCTCATCGAGCACCCGATCGCCGCCGACCGCCTCCGCACCATGCGGGACCAGGCGACGGGCCGGGAGGAGTTCGTCTCCGCCCTGGAACAGCTCTCCAGCGTCATGGCGGTGGAGGCCACGGCCCGCCTGCAAACCCTGGAAGTTCCCGTCCGCACGCCGCTGGAGGAGACGCAGGCGCGGAAAATTTCCCAGCCGGTGATGCTGGTCCCCATCCTCCGCTCCGGCCTGGGGATGCTGCGCGGCTTCCAGCGCATCCTGCCGGAGGCCTCCGTCGCCTTCTTTGGCGCCTCCCGCAACGAGGAGACGCTCAAGCCGGTCATCTATCTGGACAAGATCCCGCCCCTGACGCCGGAGACGGCTGTTTTCATCCTGGACCCGATGCTGGCCACCGGCCACAGCGCCTGCGTGACGATTTCCCGGCTGCGGGAGCGGGGGGCGCGGTCGATCACCTTCGTCTGCTGCCTGGCCTCGCCGGAGGGGATCCAGCAGATCCGCTCGCTCGACTCCGACGTGACGATCCTCACCGCCTCCGTCGACCGGCAGCTCAACCAGCACGGCTTTATCCTGCCGGGCCTGGGCGACGCGGGTGACCGCCAGTTCGGCGGTTAG
- a CDS encoding ATP-binding protein, whose amino-acid sequence MGSPDDLAEMLEVVTEPVVALDGEGRLAFWNPAAQARLGLREEDAGADGRARLPAFLAAALDAPAGAPFLADTPEGLSWEVAARLRAGGGLLLRLRDVTALRDAERQAREAEETLQTALARELARLSQLETLMESVPAAVFIAHDREARVITGNRMAAELCEMPPGANPSKTAEDPSATAHFTIMRDGAEVPPQELPIQAAAARGVAARGVQMDLAFRDGRVRHIFGNAYPIRDEGGEPCGAIAAFVDVTDRLRGEQEIRRMNETLEARVERRTAALQDVNQQLESFCYSVSHDLRTPLRSIMGMTELLQQEPPEGEADPGYLDRIRRAAERMDALIQDLLHYSRLTREELPPSEIDLGGLVASLLEEFAFEHRQRGVTVENRTGAERVRGHAVTLKQALANLLDNAAKFTPLDAAPRLVLFTERRGGFLRLSVRDHGIGVPEAYRERVFALFERLHHPEEYTGTGMGLSIARRAVERMGGRMGCEAPGDGMPGAVFWIELPLAGGGEDKA is encoded by the coding sequence GTGGGCTCCCCGGACGATTTGGCCGAGATGCTGGAGGTGGTGACGGAACCCGTCGTGGCGCTGGACGGGGAGGGCCGTCTGGCCTTTTGGAATCCCGCCGCGCAGGCCCGCCTGGGCTTGCGGGAGGAGGACGCCGGGGCGGATGGCCGCGCGCGGCTTCCGGCTTTCCTGGCCGCCGCGCTGGACGCGCCGGCGGGCGCCCCTTTCCTGGCCGACACGCCGGAGGGCCTTTCCTGGGAGGTCGCCGCGCGGCTCCGGGCGGGCGGCGGCCTTCTTCTGCGGCTACGGGACGTCACCGCGCTGCGGGACGCGGAGCGGCAAGCGCGCGAGGCGGAGGAAACCCTGCAGACGGCGCTGGCGCGGGAACTGGCCCGGCTGTCGCAACTGGAGACGCTCATGGAGTCGGTCCCCGCCGCCGTCTTCATCGCGCACGACCGGGAGGCCCGCGTCATCACGGGCAACCGGATGGCGGCCGAGCTGTGCGAGATGCCCCCGGGCGCCAACCCGTCCAAGACGGCGGAGGACCCCTCCGCCACGGCCCACTTTACGATCATGCGGGACGGCGCGGAGGTGCCCCCGCAGGAGCTGCCCATCCAGGCGGCCGCCGCGCGGGGCGTCGCCGCGCGCGGGGTGCAGATGGACCTGGCCTTCCGGGACGGCCGTGTACGCCACATCTTCGGCAACGCCTACCCCATCCGGGACGAGGGGGGCGAGCCCTGCGGGGCCATCGCCGCCTTCGTCGACGTTACCGACCGGCTGCGCGGGGAGCAGGAGATCCGCCGCATGAACGAGACGCTGGAGGCGCGCGTCGAGCGCCGCACCGCCGCCCTGCAGGACGTGAACCAGCAGCTGGAGTCCTTCTGCTACTCCGTTTCCCACGACCTCCGCACTCCCCTGCGCAGCATTATGGGGATGACGGAGCTGCTCCAGCAGGAGCCGCCGGAGGGGGAGGCGGACCCGGGGTATCTGGACCGCATCCGCCGCGCGGCGGAACGGATGGACGCCCTCATCCAGGATCTCCTCCACTACAGCCGCCTGACGCGGGAGGAGCTGCCGCCGTCGGAAATCGACCTGGGCGGCCTGGTCGCCTCCCTATTGGAGGAGTTCGCCTTCGAGCACCGGCAGCGGGGCGTGACGGTGGAGAACCGGACCGGGGCGGAGCGGGTGCGGGGCCACGCCGTCACCCTCAAGCAGGCGCTGGCCAACCTCCTGGACAACGCCGCCAAATTCACCCCCCTGGACGCCGCGCCCCGGCTCGTCCTTTTCACGGAACGGCGGGGCGGGTTCCTCCGTCTCTCCGTCCGGGACCACGGCATCGGCGTGCCGGAGGCGTACCGGGAGCGCGTCTTCGCCCTTTTCGAGCGGCTCCACCATCCGGAGGAGTACACGGGCACCGGCATGGGCCTCTCCATCGCGCGGCGCGCCGTGGAGCGGATGGGCGGGCGGATGGGCTGCGAGGCTCCGGGCGACGGGATGCCGGGAGCCGTCTTTTGGATCGAGCTTCCGCTGGCGGGCGGCGGGGAAGATAAGGCCTAG
- a CDS encoding response regulator, producing MLNQGTILLVEDDADAALLMKKAFASATVANPLEVVPNGQELMAKLGGKRALPADRPIMILLDLKLPGQSGFDLLEWIRKQADVSRLVVVVLTSSRESRDVAKAYALGANSYLVKPTSFHQLVELVKMLKSYWLTHNQFSGAQ from the coding sequence ATGTTGAATCAAGGGACGATCCTCCTGGTCGAAGACGACGCGGACGCGGCCCTCCTCATGAAGAAGGCGTTTGCCTCCGCCACCGTCGCCAACCCCCTGGAAGTCGTCCCCAACGGCCAGGAACTGATGGCCAAGCTCGGCGGCAAGCGGGCTCTCCCCGCCGACCGCCCCATCATGATCCTCCTGGACCTCAAGCTCCCGGGCCAGAGCGGCTTCGACCTCCTGGAATGGATCCGCAAGCAGGCCGACGTCTCCCGGCTCGTCGTCGTCGTCCTCACCTCCTCCCGGGAAAGCCGCGACGTGGCCAAAGCCTACGCCCTGGGCGCCAACTCCTATTTGGTAAAGCCCACCTCCTTCCACCAGCTCGTCGAGCTCGTAAAGATGCTCAAAAGCTACTGGCTGACCCACAACCAGTTCTCCGGCGCCCAGTAA
- a CDS encoding DUF1343 domain-containing protein, protein MAAALALACGAGLGLPSARALEPVTIDLGVDMMERDHFALFQGKRVGLITNQTGVDSSGRTTREAFKAAPGVKLAKLFSPEHGIDGTVPAGQYVRSRKDRVTGLPVYSLYDATRKPSSSMLDGLDMLVFDMQDIGCRSYTYISTMVLCMEAAGDKGIPFVVLDRPNPLGGERVEGPMVEPRWVSFVSQVPVPYVHGLTVAELARMVNDLGWNKHKCRLIVVPMRGWERGMTWNDTGLRWVQTSPNIPYATSPAYYVVTGLAGSLSGLNIGIGTREPFQRFACAGVDGASMAARFRGLEIPGLVATPYADPLGSWEGVSLKIDPHARTNLCAMALYFLATGERRAHIFDRSTPSQLNLFYKIYGSATIRGKLANGASVGSIVNAWEPAVAAFREKRAPYLLY, encoded by the coding sequence ATGGCTGCCGCTCTGGCTCTGGCCTGCGGGGCCGGGCTGGGGCTGCCCAGCGCACGCGCCCTGGAGCCGGTGACGATCGACCTGGGCGTCGATATGATGGAGCGCGACCACTTCGCCCTTTTCCAGGGGAAGCGCGTGGGCCTCATCACGAATCAGACCGGGGTGGACAGCTCCGGCCGGACGACGCGGGAGGCCTTCAAGGCGGCTCCCGGCGTGAAGCTGGCGAAGCTTTTTTCCCCGGAGCACGGGATCGACGGGACGGTGCCGGCGGGCCAATACGTCCGCTCCCGGAAGGACCGGGTGACGGGCCTGCCGGTCTATTCTCTCTACGACGCGACGCGCAAGCCCAGCTCTTCGATGCTGGACGGCCTGGACATGCTGGTCTTCGACATGCAGGACATCGGCTGCCGCAGCTACACGTATATCAGCACGATGGTGCTGTGCATGGAGGCGGCGGGGGACAAGGGGATCCCGTTTGTGGTGCTGGACCGCCCCAATCCGCTGGGCGGGGAGCGGGTGGAGGGGCCGATGGTGGAGCCGCGCTGGGTTTCTTTTGTCAGCCAGGTGCCGGTGCCTTACGTGCATGGGCTGACGGTGGCGGAGCTGGCCCGGATGGTGAATGACCTGGGCTGGAATAAGCACAAGTGCCGGCTGATCGTGGTGCCGATGCGGGGCTGGGAGCGGGGAATGACGTGGAACGACACGGGGCTGCGCTGGGTGCAGACGTCGCCGAATATCCCGTATGCGACGTCCCCGGCCTATTATGTGGTGACGGGGCTGGCGGGGAGCCTTTCCGGGCTGAACATCGGCATCGGCACGCGGGAGCCGTTCCAGCGCTTTGCCTGCGCGGGGGTGGACGGGGCGTCGATGGCGGCGCGCTTCCGCGGGCTGGAAATTCCCGGGCTGGTGGCGACGCCTTACGCCGATCCTTTGGGCAGCTGGGAGGGGGTGAGCCTGAAGATCGATCCGCACGCGAGGACGAATCTCTGCGCGATGGCGCTTTATTTCCTGGCGACGGGGGAGCGGCGGGCGCACATCTTTGACCGCTCGACGCCGAGCCAGCTCAATCTCTTCTATAAGATCTACGGCAGCGCGACGATCCGGGGGAAGCTGGCCAATGGCGCGTCGGTCGGCTCGATCGTGAATGCCTGGGAGCCGGCGGTGGCGGCTTTCCGCGAGAAGCGGGCGCCGTATCTCCTCTATTAG
- the hemB gene encoding porphobilinogen synthase, translating to MAQLPLPRRPRRLRATPAVRALVAETDVLPRHLIAPLFVRENASVPAAIASMPGVKRHLLPDLVKEAAALHKLGIPAVALFPALATVKKDGRGTAATDPKGLIARAIRLLKKELPEMLVITDAALDPYTTHGHDGVLDKKGRVDNDATVAILARQTVLYAEAGADFVAPSDMMDGRVAALRAALDKAGHIHTGIIAYASKFASAYYGPFREAVGSGARKGSGYLDKRTYQLSPGNRREALLEALLDEEEGADIVMVKPAGPYLDVLREVRDAVHVPVAAYQVSGEYAQIQAAAQNGWLDLEKTRDESLHGIRRAGADMILTYFARGYAESWKKLNA from the coding sequence ATGGCCCAGCTCCCCCTCCCCCGCCGTCCGCGCCGCCTGCGCGCCACGCCCGCCGTCCGCGCCCTCGTCGCGGAGACCGACGTTCTGCCCCGCCACCTCATCGCCCCCCTCTTCGTCCGGGAGAACGCCTCGGTGCCCGCCGCCATCGCCTCCATGCCGGGGGTGAAACGCCACCTCCTGCCCGATCTGGTGAAGGAGGCCGCCGCCCTGCACAAGCTGGGCATCCCCGCCGTGGCCCTCTTCCCCGCCCTGGCCACCGTGAAGAAAGACGGCCGCGGCACCGCCGCCACCGATCCGAAGGGCCTCATTGCCCGCGCCATCCGGCTCCTTAAAAAGGAGCTGCCGGAGATGCTGGTCATCACCGACGCGGCGCTCGACCCCTACACCACCCACGGCCACGACGGCGTGCTGGATAAAAAGGGCCGCGTCGACAACGACGCCACCGTCGCCATCCTGGCCCGCCAGACCGTCCTCTACGCGGAGGCGGGGGCCGATTTCGTCGCCCCCTCGGACATGATGGACGGGCGCGTCGCCGCGCTGCGGGCCGCCCTGGACAAGGCCGGGCACATCCACACCGGCATCATCGCCTACGCCTCCAAGTTCGCCTCCGCCTACTACGGCCCGTTCCGCGAGGCGGTGGGCAGCGGCGCGCGCAAGGGGAGCGGCTACCTGGACAAGCGGACCTACCAGCTCTCCCCCGGCAACCGGCGGGAGGCCCTGTTGGAAGCGCTGCTGGACGAGGAGGAGGGCGCCGACATCGTCATGGTGAAGCCCGCCGGGCCCTACCTCGACGTCCTGCGGGAGGTGCGCGACGCCGTCCACGTCCCCGTCGCCGCCTACCAGGTTTCCGGGGAATACGCGCAGATCCAGGCCGCCGCGCAAAACGGCTGGCTCGACCTGGAAAAGACCCGGGACGAATCCCTCCACGGCATCCGCCGCGCGGGGGCCGACATGATCCTGACCTACTTCGCCCGCGGCTACGCGGAGAGCTGGAAGAAACTGAACGCCTAG
- a CDS encoding methylated-DNA--[protein]-cysteine S-methyltransferase codes for MTKKPPLPQTATRHAAAVARACRLLEAAAEAPSLDALARAAGMSRHHFHRAFKAATGLTPKAYASARRAEKVRAALPRGRTVTEGFHEAGFGSSGRFYAEAARELGMPPRAYRKGGAGAEVRFAVAATTLGALLVAASEKGLCMISLGDDPAVLVRELEERFPRARLAGADREFEKWVARVVGCVEAPGLEIGLPLDLRGTVFQKRVWQALRRIPAGTTATYAAIARKIGAPRAVRAVAGACAANVLALAVPCHRVVRTDGGLSGYRWTAERKRILLEREARS; via the coding sequence ATGACGAAGAAGCCGCCCCTGCCGCAGACCGCCACCCGCCACGCGGCGGCGGTGGCCCGGGCGTGCCGCCTTCTGGAAGCGGCGGCGGAAGCCCCCTCCCTGGACGCGCTGGCGCGGGCGGCGGGGATGAGCCGCCACCATTTTCACCGCGCGTTCAAGGCGGCGACGGGGCTGACGCCGAAGGCCTACGCCTCCGCGCGCCGGGCGGAGAAGGTCCGCGCCGCGCTGCCCCGGGGCCGGACGGTGACGGAGGGGTTCCACGAGGCGGGCTTCGGCTCCAGCGGCCGCTTCTACGCGGAGGCGGCCCGGGAGCTGGGGATGCCGCCGCGCGCCTACCGGAAGGGGGGCGCGGGGGCGGAGGTCCGCTTTGCCGTGGCCGCCACCACGCTCGGCGCGCTGCTGGTGGCCGCCTCGGAGAAGGGGCTTTGCATGATTTCCCTGGGGGACGATCCGGCCGTGTTGGTGCGCGAGCTGGAGGAGCGTTTCCCCCGTGCCCGCCTGGCGGGGGCGGACCGGGAGTTTGAGAAATGGGTGGCGCGGGTCGTCGGCTGCGTGGAGGCGCCGGGGCTGGAAATCGGCCTGCCGCTCGATCTCCGGGGCACGGTCTTCCAAAAGCGGGTTTGGCAGGCGCTCCGCCGCATCCCGGCGGGGACGACGGCGACCTACGCGGCGATCGCCCGGAAGATCGGCGCGCCGCGCGCGGTCCGCGCGGTGGCGGGGGCCTGCGCGGCCAATGTCCTGGCGCTGGCCGTGCCCTGTCACCGGGTGGTGCGGACGGACGGCGGCCTTTCCGGCTACCGCTGGACGGCGGAGCGGAAGCGGATCCTCCTGGAGCGGGAGGCGCGCTCGTAA
- a CDS encoding helix-turn-helix domain-containing protein — translation MQAIYRKIAAMGKAKSDCRQSGCPVAFTLDAFGDKWSLLIVRDMLLNGKRHYGELLESPERIASNILADRLKRLEEGGVITKAADPKNQRKYVYALTQKGIDLLPLVLESVVWGSKHVPENSTPKEFLRRLKKDRGAVAKEVLAALRRKESAL, via the coding sequence TTGCAAGCTATTTACCGCAAGATAGCGGCAATGGGAAAAGCCAAGTCCGATTGCAGGCAGTCAGGATGCCCCGTTGCCTTCACCCTCGATGCTTTCGGGGACAAGTGGTCGCTTCTTATCGTTCGGGACATGCTCCTGAACGGCAAGAGGCACTACGGCGAGCTTTTGGAATCCCCGGAACGCATCGCGAGCAACATCTTGGCCGACCGCCTCAAGCGGCTGGAGGAAGGCGGCGTGATCACCAAGGCCGCCGATCCCAAGAACCAGAGGAAATATGTTTATGCGCTGACGCAGAAGGGAATAGACCTTCTGCCCCTGGTGCTTGAATCGGTGGTCTGGGGTTCCAAGCACGTCCCCGAAAACAGCACCCCGAAGGAGTTTTTGCGACGCCTTAAGAAGGACCGGGGAGCCGTCGCCAAAGAAGTCCTTGCGGCCTTAAGGCGCAAGGAATCCGCTCTGTAA
- a CDS encoding glucose 1-dehydrogenase → MNKLTGKVAVVTGGNSGIGLAVAKRFVEEGAHVVITGRREKELKEAAAFIGGNVTPVAGDVSRLEDLDRLYAVVKEKHGHIDVLFANAGGGTVAALATATEAHFDQTFDVNVKGLFFTAQKALPLFKDGGSIILNSSVANVMGLPGFTAYAASKAAVRSFARGWAAELKDRKIRVNSMSPGPIETPALDKVGLPPEQVDQAVAQFVSQVPLGRRGKPEEIASAVVFLASHESSYITGVDLAVDGGMAQV, encoded by the coding sequence ATGAATAAACTTACGGGGAAAGTCGCGGTCGTGACGGGCGGCAATAGTGGGATTGGCCTGGCCGTGGCCAAGCGTTTCGTGGAAGAGGGAGCCCATGTCGTGATCACCGGCAGGCGCGAGAAGGAGCTGAAGGAGGCCGCGGCCTTTATCGGCGGAAACGTCACGCCGGTCGCGGGCGACGTGTCGCGCCTGGAGGATCTGGACCGGCTCTACGCCGTCGTGAAGGAGAAGCACGGCCACATTGATGTCCTCTTTGCCAACGCGGGCGGCGGGACCGTTGCGGCGCTTGCGACGGCGACCGAGGCCCATTTCGACCAGACCTTCGACGTGAACGTGAAGGGCTTGTTTTTCACGGCGCAGAAGGCCCTGCCGCTCTTCAAGGACGGCGGCTCGATCATTCTGAACTCTTCTGTCGCGAATGTGATGGGGCTGCCGGGGTTTACCGCCTACGCCGCCAGCAAGGCGGCCGTGCGCAGCTTCGCGCGAGGCTGGGCGGCGGAGCTGAAGGACCGCAAGATTCGCGTGAATTCGATGAGTCCCGGCCCGATCGAAACTCCGGCCCTGGACAAGGTGGGCCTTCCTCCTGAACAGGTCGATCAGGCGGTGGCTCAGTTTGTCTCGCAGGTTCCGCTGGGGCGCAGGGGCAAGCCCGAGGAAATCGCGTCGGCTGTCGTATTCCTGGCTTCCCATGAAAGTTCTTACATCACGGGCGTGGATCTCGCCGTAGATGGGGGAATGGCGCAGGTCTGA
- a CDS encoding GYF domain-containing protein: MNLYVAKNGQPTGPFPEEEVRKKLAAGEVLPGDLAWHEGLKEWAPLRLLLPPAKPAPVATPAPEAEAAPEPEPTAAAPEPEPEPELAPEPKKAEAAPQKSAPAANNPVISLSKPPAGKGSPAGAPKLKARPQGMFSRPVEPKAAATPEPEPALEPATAPEPEPAPEPAAVFEPEPQPEPEPALEPEAISEEAPAPQAQAPAQAENHPDIEAQRQEVEHFKRRVAEMEEELTRLRIQAEAVEAERASLAREKNSLSARLASEEETAALQADLEKLREEVAAATSDRDQLRGQTEEARARLSQADKELENLRAQAAQLAADRAALAKEREMLANRLSAQESEGSSLHGDLEKLHAEAATASAERNRFQAESAERAERLAQAEGELASLRAQANNVEAERAALTKEREMLESRLKAEENEGATLQQDFEKTRTQLALLESERETLRSQAAQLAAERDQLKLQAAAGGTAAAERDQLRLQAEAAQKRLADLEGEVHRLRTQATGGDSERAVIARERDMLASRLAAEEAQGATLQSNFEKTRAQITALETERETARVQSATAVAERDALRAQLATLTAERDQLRTRGEAELTALRERLIAAEAARDGALKEKTILAEEERRHAARQSEAEAEASGLRTKVAELRDAVAEATGAAHAEKARLETELQKVREQVSAQEAEASRRRHELQAEVERHEAEAEKAQKEAHALSRRQAEMEEELRQLKVSLSDTVSEAARMRTQVREAGERLREAEQTAADEQKQWLREAKALRGRLASVTEDAEHLRAKVSKLQGELAEVSHAAAETHRELLSQNRALKSRLSNVGKLVDDLKEVLNLKQYGELPLRLRSQAELGGGGLTKEEEEESYQDSNFGAEDAEDAQSEYGTEGGEPAEDAEAPAEEEAAAEEPPAEEEQ; the protein is encoded by the coding sequence ATGAACCTTTACGTTGCCAAAAACGGTCAGCCCACAGGACCATTCCCGGAGGAAGAGGTCCGTAAAAAGCTGGCGGCCGGAGAGGTTCTGCCCGGCGATCTGGCCTGGCATGAGGGGTTGAAGGAGTGGGCCCCCCTGCGCCTGCTGCTGCCCCCCGCCAAGCCCGCCCCCGTCGCCACCCCCGCGCCGGAAGCGGAAGCGGCGCCCGAGCCCGAGCCGACCGCCGCCGCGCCCGAGCCGGAACCCGAGCCCGAGCTTGCCCCTGAGCCGAAGAAGGCCGAGGCCGCCCCCCAAAAGAGCGCCCCCGCCGCCAACAATCCCGTCATCTCCCTTTCCAAGCCCCCCGCCGGCAAAGGCAGCCCCGCCGGCGCGCCGAAGCTCAAAGCCCGCCCGCAGGGCATGTTTTCCCGCCCGGTCGAGCCGAAGGCCGCCGCCACGCCGGAGCCCGAGCCCGCCCTCGAACCGGCTACCGCTCCCGAGCCGGAACCGGCCCCGGAACCCGCCGCCGTCTTCGAACCGGAGCCCCAGCCGGAACCGGAGCCCGCCCTCGAGCCCGAGGCGATTTCCGAGGAAGCCCCCGCGCCGCAGGCCCAGGCGCCGGCCCAGGCTGAAAACCATCCCGACATCGAAGCCCAGCGGCAGGAGGTCGAGCACTTCAAGCGCCGCGTCGCCGAGATGGAGGAGGAGCTGACGCGCCTCCGCATCCAGGCGGAAGCCGTCGAGGCCGAGCGCGCCTCCCTGGCCCGGGAGAAGAATTCCCTTTCCGCCCGCCTCGCTTCGGAGGAGGAGACCGCCGCCCTCCAGGCCGACCTGGAGAAGCTGCGGGAGGAAGTCGCCGCCGCCACCTCCGACCGCGACCAGCTGCGCGGCCAGACGGAGGAGGCCCGCGCCCGCCTCAGCCAGGCCGACAAGGAGCTGGAAAACCTCCGCGCCCAGGCCGCCCAGCTCGCCGCCGACCGGGCCGCCCTGGCCAAGGAGCGCGAGATGCTCGCCAACCGCCTCTCCGCCCAGGAGAGCGAGGGGTCCAGCCTCCACGGCGACCTGGAAAAGCTCCATGCGGAGGCCGCCACCGCCTCCGCCGAACGCAACCGCTTCCAGGCCGAGTCCGCCGAGCGCGCCGAGCGCCTGGCCCAGGCCGAAGGGGAGTTGGCCAGCCTCCGGGCCCAGGCCAACAACGTCGAAGCCGAGCGCGCCGCCCTGACCAAGGAGCGCGAGATGCTCGAAAGCCGCCTGAAGGCGGAAGAGAACGAGGGGGCCACCCTCCAACAAGATTTCGAGAAAACCCGGACCCAGCTGGCCCTTCTGGAATCCGAGCGCGAAACCCTGCGCTCCCAGGCCGCCCAGCTGGCGGCCGAGCGGGACCAGCTCAAGCTCCAGGCCGCCGCCGGAGGCACCGCCGCCGCCGAGCGCGACCAGCTGCGCCTCCAGGCGGAGGCCGCGCAAAAGCGCCTCGCCGATCTGGAAGGCGAGGTCCACCGCCTCCGCACCCAGGCCACCGGCGGCGACAGCGAGCGCGCCGTCATCGCCCGCGAGCGCGACATGCTGGCCAGCCGCCTGGCCGCCGAAGAGGCGCAGGGAGCCACCCTTCAGTCCAATTTCGAGAAAACCCGCGCCCAGATCACCGCGCTGGAGACGGAACGGGAAACCGCGCGCGTCCAGTCTGCCACCGCCGTCGCGGAGCGGGACGCCCTGCGCGCCCAGCTGGCCACCCTCACCGCCGAGCGCGACCAGCTCCGCACCCGGGGCGAGGCGGAACTGACCGCCCTTCGCGAGCGGCTCATCGCCGCCGAGGCCGCGCGGGACGGCGCCCTCAAGGAAAAGACCATTTTGGCCGAGGAAGAACGCCGCCACGCCGCCCGCCAGAGCGAGGCGGAGGCGGAAGCCTCCGGGCTCCGCACGAAAGTCGCCGAGCTGCGCGACGCCGTGGCCGAGGCCACCGGGGCCGCCCACGCCGAGAAAGCCCGCCTGGAAACCGAGCTGCAGAAGGTCCGCGAGCAAGTCTCCGCCCAAGAGGCCGAGGCCTCCCGCCGCCGCCACGAGCTGCAGGCGGAGGTGGAGCGCCACGAGGCCGAGGCCGAGAAGGCCCAAAAGGAAGCCCACGCCCTTTCCCGCCGCCAGGCGGAGATGGAGGAAGAACTGCGCCAGCTCAAGGTGAGCCTGAGCGACACCGTCTCCGAGGCCGCCCGCATGCGCACCCAAGTCCGCGAGGCGGGCGAACGCCTGCGCGAGGCGGAGCAAACCGCCGCCGACGAGCAAAAGCAGTGGCTGCGCGAGGCCAAAGCCCTCCGCGGCCGCCTGGCCTCCGTGACGGAAGACGCCGAGCACCTCCGCGCCAAGGTCTCCAAGCTCCAAGGCGAGCTGGCCGAGGTAAGCCACGCCGCCGCCGAGACCCACCGCGAGCTCCTTTCCCAGAACCGCGCGCTCAAAAGCCGCCTCTCCAACGTCGGCAAGCTCGTCGACGACCTCAAGGAAGTCCTCAACCTCAAGCAATACGGGGAGCTGCCCCTCCGCCTCCGCAGCCAGGCGGAATTGGGCGGCGGCGGCCTGACCAAGGAAGAAGAGGAGGAGAGCTACCAGGACAGCAACTTCGGCGCGGAAGACGCCGAGGACGCCCAGTCCGAATACGGGACCGAGGGCGGGGAACCGGCCGAGGACGCCGAGGCGCCCGCCGAGGAAGAGGCCGCGGCGGAAGAGCCGCCCGCCGAAGAAGAGCAGTAA